A window of Verrucomicrobiota bacterium contains these coding sequences:
- a CDS encoding NYN domain-containing protein has product MKRIAVFVDAGYLFAQGSKLLTGQNCRRSEIEIDLDRAFNALEELAVRLSGIPLLRIYWYDGTATGPTPQHIAVAGKPRVKLRLGFVNTAGFQKGVDSLIVTDMITLARNGAMGDALLLSGDEDVRVGVQQAQEFGVRVHLLGITPCRGSQSQFLLQEADTTNEWTLADVSKFLVHHPSVFPSAQPGKKALTSSASVQGSTQAASLTALADEAAKVIRIEAAVVDSLIANYESNRQLPPLVDRPLLGLAKKQFGILSPDQREKLRAAFVEALRKNRP; this is encoded by the coding sequence ATGAAAAGAATCGCCGTCTTCGTCGATGCTGGTTACCTCTTCGCACAAGGTTCAAAGCTTCTCACCGGTCAAAATTGCCGACGCAGCGAAATCGAAATTGACCTTGATCGCGCCTTTAATGCGTTGGAGGAACTCGCTGTCCGCCTAAGCGGAATTCCGTTACTCAGGATTTATTGGTATGATGGAACAGCCACTGGTCCGACTCCTCAGCACATTGCTGTTGCCGGGAAGCCTCGAGTCAAGCTCCGTCTGGGTTTCGTCAACACTGCTGGTTTTCAGAAGGGCGTAGATTCGCTGATTGTTACCGACATGATTACATTGGCGCGGAATGGCGCGATGGGTGACGCTTTGCTGCTTTCTGGTGACGAAGATGTTCGTGTCGGAGTTCAGCAAGCACAAGAATTCGGCGTGCGCGTGCATCTTTTGGGAATTACTCCATGCCGTGGAAGCCAATCTCAATTTCTCCTTCAAGAAGCCGACACGACCAACGAGTGGACGCTCGCGGACGTCTCTAAATTTCTTGTCCATCATCCAAGTGTTTTTCCAAGTGCGCAGCCTGGAAAGAAAGCGCTCACTTCATCTGCCAGTGTCCAAGGTTCGACTCAAGCCGCTTCTTTGACAGCGCTTGCCGACGAAGCCGCCAAAGTAATCCGAATTGAAGCTGCGGTAGTCGACAGCTTGATCGCAAATTACGAGTCAAATCGTCAACTGCCACCTTTGGTAGATAGACCCCTCTTGGGTTTAGCCAAGAAGCAGTTTGGAATTTTGAGTCCCGACCAACGAGAAAAACTTCGAGCAGCATTCGTTGAAGCTCTCCGCAAAAATCGTCCGTGA
- a CDS encoding type II toxin-antitoxin system RelE/ParE family toxin, protein MNQYRVSAEARSDLDEIWLYIAHDNPAAADKYIRAIVSRFPTLASMPHMGRERPELSPGLRSFVVGHHVIFYRLFDGGVEVVRVLDGVRDLPPLFE, encoded by the coding sequence ATGAATCAATACCGGGTTTCAGCGGAGGCAAGGTCAGACTTGGATGAAATCTGGCTCTACATCGCACATGACAACCCGGCTGCGGCAGACAAATACATTCGCGCCATCGTCTCGAGGTTTCCGACGCTCGCCTCAATGCCGCACATGGGACGCGAGCGTCCGGAATTATCGCCCGGCTTGCGCAGCTTTGTTGTCGGTCACCATGTCATCTTCTATCGCCTGTTTGACGGCGGCGTTGAAGTTGTGCGGGTGCTGGACGGTGTAAGAGATTTGCCCCCGCTATTTGAATAA
- a CDS encoding ORF6N domain-containing protein translates to MSKQSLSRLENISSLIRTIRGQKVILDSDLARIFGVPTFRFNEAVKRNRQRFPDDFLFQLTREEHSNLISQIAISSSHGGRRKLPYAFTENGAIMAANVLNSPEAVRMSVFVVRAFVKMRELLGGTKELARQLAALEKKLTARLDGHEVAIVEVLQRVMDILDPPPLPEPPRREIGFHAGMAAKQRTKSRRKKKP, encoded by the coding sequence ATGAGCAAACAGAGCTTATCCCGCTTGGAAAACATCAGTTCGCTGATTCGGACGATTCGCGGGCAGAAAGTTATTCTCGATTCTGACTTGGCGCGCATCTTTGGTGTCCCGACATTCCGCTTCAACGAGGCGGTCAAACGCAACCGTCAGCGGTTTCCTGATGATTTCCTCTTTCAACTGACGCGCGAAGAGCATTCCAACTTGATATCGCAAATTGCGATATCAAGTTCGCACGGCGGGCGGCGCAAACTGCCCTACGCCTTCACCGAAAACGGCGCGATCATGGCGGCCAACGTTCTCAACAGCCCGGAAGCGGTGCGCATGAGCGTGTTCGTGGTGCGTGCGTTTGTGAAGATGCGCGAACTGCTCGGCGGCACGAAGGAACTCGCGCGCCAACTGGCCGCCTTGGAAAAGAAATTGACCGCGCGTCTCGACGGGCATGAAGTTGCCATTGTGGAAGTGCTGCAGCGCGTCATGGACATACTCGATCCGCCGCCGCTGCCCGAACCACCAAGGCGTGAAATCGGTTTTCACGCCGGGATGGCGGCAAAACAAAGAACCAAATCCAGACGAAAGAAAAAACCGTGA
- a CDS encoding PQQ-binding-like beta-propeller repeat protein: MTNEQCLFSVCPSESSRVNWSGFLSVLVVMMLTLGWSAAGGDWPEFRGPWGDGHVSAPGDTKPIGLPLHWSETNNLKWKTEIPYRGWSTPVVLGGQVWLTTAMEDGHDYFAICLDKENGKMLFNEKVFHTDNPEPLGNGASMNCYATPSPVIEPGRVYVHFGSAGTACLDTKTGKPLWRRSDLPCRHYRGPSASPVVFENLLILTFDGADLQYTAALDKQTGKTVWKTNRSVVWNDENVPGPMAKDGDLRKSHGTPLIATVGGKAQLISVGAKASYGYDPRTGHEIWRVEYNDWSSAPRPLFDKGLAFIVTGLTKKELWAVKADGRGNVTDTHVAWKLTTRVGKYASPLLVDGLIYTAADESFVTCAEAATGQVVWTERIGGKYAASPIYADGRLYFFSQEGTTTVLKPGRALEVIATNTLANGFMASPAVSGKAFYLRTKTHLYRVESPASASK; this comes from the coding sequence ATGACCAATGAGCAATGCCTGTTCTCCGTCTGCCCCAGCGAGTCAAGCCGCGTGAACTGGAGCGGATTCCTTTCAGTCTTGGTGGTGATGATGTTGACCCTCGGCTGGTCGGCAGCCGGAGGGGACTGGCCGGAGTTCCGTGGGCCGTGGGGTGATGGCCATGTCTCGGCGCCGGGCGACACCAAACCGATCGGCCTGCCACTTCACTGGAGCGAGACGAACAACCTCAAATGGAAAACGGAAATCCCTTATCGCGGCTGGTCCACACCCGTCGTGCTGGGCGGTCAGGTCTGGTTGACCACGGCGATGGAAGATGGCCACGACTACTTCGCCATTTGCTTGGACAAGGAGAACGGCAAGATGCTTTTCAACGAGAAAGTTTTCCACACTGACAACCCCGAGCCGCTCGGCAACGGTGCCTCCATGAATTGTTACGCCACACCTTCGCCGGTGATCGAGCCGGGCCGTGTTTACGTCCACTTTGGCAGCGCGGGCACGGCGTGTCTGGACACCAAAACGGGCAAGCCTTTGTGGCGGCGGAGCGATCTGCCTTGCCGCCATTATCGCGGCCCGTCGGCGTCGCCAGTCGTTTTCGAAAATCTGTTGATCCTGACTTTCGACGGTGCCGACCTGCAATACACCGCCGCCCTCGACAAGCAGACTGGCAAGACCGTTTGGAAAACCAATCGCTCAGTCGTGTGGAATGACGAAAATGTCCCGGGGCCAATGGCGAAGGATGGGGATTTGCGCAAGTCCCACGGCACGCCGTTGATCGCGACCGTCGGCGGGAAAGCCCAGTTGATCAGCGTCGGCGCCAAGGCATCGTATGGTTACGACCCGCGCACGGGACACGAAATCTGGCGGGTGGAATACAACGACTGGTCGAGCGCGCCTCGGCCACTGTTCGACAAGGGTCTCGCTTTCATCGTCACCGGCCTGACAAAAAAAGAACTGTGGGCGGTCAAAGCGGACGGACGAGGGAACGTTACCGACACGCATGTGGCGTGGAAGCTCACCACGCGCGTGGGCAAGTACGCCTCGCCCCTGCTCGTGGATGGTCTGATCTACACTGCGGCCGATGAGAGCTTCGTCACCTGCGCCGAAGCGGCCACGGGACAGGTCGTCTGGACTGAACGCATCGGCGGCAAATACGCGGCCTCGCCGATTTACGCCGATGGACGGTTGTATTTCTTCAGTCAGGAAGGCACAACCACTGTGCTCAAACCCGGACGCGCCTTGGAAGTGATCGCGACTAACACGCTGGCGAACGGCTTCATGGCCTCGCCCGCGGTGTCCGGGAAGGCGTTCTACCTGAGAACCAAGACTCATCTTTACCGGGTTGAATCCCCGGCGTCCGCGAGCAAGTAA
- a CDS encoding YjhG/YagF family D-xylonate dehydratase codes for MTETDDLLRAASAEIYQVQTRAAGPIGRIPLTEEILRASPSGDLFGLTQNAGMGWNPSEAGRKQFLILSTQGGIRAPDGQPIALGYHTGHWEIGMLVQAAAKELRALGVIPFAAYCSDPCDGRTQGTPGMFDSLPYRNDAALIFRRLIRSLPQRAGVIGVATCDKGLPAMMMALAAMHDLPCVLVPGGVTLPPEHGEDAGTIQTIGARFAHGLISLQEAADLACRACATPGGGCQFLGTAATAQVVGEALGMSLPHSALAPSGQPVWLDMATRSARAVHQLEARKRTMRDILTPASIRNAMAVHAAFGGSTNLVLHLPAIAHAAGLARPTVDDWIAVNRQTPRIVDVLPNGPTHHPTVRVFLAGGVPEVMLHLRRLGLLDTSVSTVAGQTLDEILDWWEKSGRRLRFREILRQQDGIDPDEVIMSPEKARARGLTSTVTFPRGNLAPEGSIIKSTAIDPSLADADGICRKEGPARLFFREKDAIAAIKQGRIKAGDVMVLIGRGPLGSGMEETYQVTSALKHLPFGKDVALITDARFSGVSTGVCIGHVGPEALAGGPVGKLREGDIIRIVIDRQRLEGSVDFVGEAGHHFMPEEGAEILARRTANENLSPDPGVPDDTRLWAALQRAGGGTWGGCVYDVDRILELLDAGREALANNNR; via the coding sequence ATGACTGAGACTGACGACCTCTTGCGCGCTGCCAGTGCGGAGATTTATCAGGTTCAAACCCGCGCGGCCGGCCCGATCGGCCGGATTCCCCTCACCGAAGAAATACTGCGCGCGAGCCCGAGCGGCGACCTGTTTGGCCTCACTCAAAATGCCGGGATGGGCTGGAATCCGAGTGAGGCGGGTCGCAAACAATTCCTGATTCTCAGCACGCAAGGCGGCATCCGCGCGCCGGACGGACAACCCATCGCGCTTGGCTATCACACTGGGCATTGGGAAATCGGAATGCTGGTTCAAGCGGCGGCGAAAGAGTTGCGTGCCCTCGGTGTGATTCCGTTTGCCGCTTATTGCTCTGACCCTTGCGATGGCCGCACTCAAGGAACTCCCGGCATGTTCGACAGTCTGCCATACCGCAACGACGCTGCACTGATTTTCCGCCGACTCATTCGTTCGTTGCCTCAACGCGCGGGCGTTATCGGCGTCGCAACGTGCGACAAAGGTCTTCCCGCAATGATGATGGCGCTGGCAGCGATGCATGATTTGCCGTGTGTGCTCGTGCCAGGTGGTGTCACGTTGCCGCCGGAACACGGCGAAGACGCAGGCACAATTCAAACTATTGGTGCGCGCTTTGCGCACGGTTTGATTTCGTTGCAGGAAGCTGCCGACCTCGCGTGTCGCGCCTGTGCTACACCCGGTGGCGGTTGCCAATTTCTCGGCACAGCGGCCACGGCACAAGTTGTTGGTGAAGCGCTCGGCATGTCACTGCCACATTCCGCGCTCGCGCCGTCAGGGCAACCGGTCTGGCTTGATATGGCCACGCGGTCGGCGCGCGCCGTTCATCAGCTCGAAGCGCGGAAGCGAACGATGCGCGACATTCTCACGCCCGCCAGCATCCGCAACGCGATGGCCGTCCACGCCGCCTTCGGTGGCTCGACGAATCTGGTCTTACACCTGCCGGCCATCGCTCATGCGGCGGGCTTGGCGCGGCCGACGGTGGACGATTGGATTGCGGTCAACCGTCAGACGCCGCGCATTGTCGATGTGCTGCCGAATGGACCGACGCACCATCCGACGGTCCGTGTTTTTCTGGCGGGTGGAGTGCCGGAAGTCATGTTGCACTTGCGGCGACTTGGGTTGTTGGACACCAGCGTTTCAACAGTTGCGGGTCAAACGCTGGATGAAATTTTGGATTGGTGGGAAAAGTCGGGGCGACGCTTACGCTTCCGGGAGATATTGCGACAGCAGGATGGCATTGATCCCGACGAAGTCATCATGTCGCCGGAAAAGGCGCGCGCCCGAGGTCTTACTAGCACCGTGACTTTTCCACGCGGCAATCTTGCGCCCGAGGGGTCGATCATCAAGAGCACGGCGATAGACCCGTCGCTCGCTGATGCCGATGGTATTTGCCGCAAGGAAGGTCCGGCGCGGCTGTTCTTTCGCGAGAAGGACGCGATCGCCGCCATCAAGCAGGGCCGTATCAAAGCGGGTGATGTGATGGTGTTGATCGGGCGCGGGCCGCTTGGCAGCGGGATGGAAGAGACGTATCAAGTTACTTCCGCTCTCAAGCATTTGCCCTTTGGGAAAGATGTGGCGTTGATCACCGACGCTCGTTTCTCCGGTGTTTCAACCGGCGTGTGCATTGGACATGTTGGCCCGGAAGCCCTGGCCGGCGGGCCGGTTGGCAAATTGCGTGAAGGCGACATCATCCGGATTGTGATTGATCGTCAACGGCTGGAAGGAAGCGTGGATTTTGTGGGTGAAGCCGGTCACCATTTCATGCCGGAGGAAGGCGCGGAAATTCTAGCGAGGCGGACGGCGAACGAAAACCTGTCCCCCGATCCCGGTGTGCCGGATGACACCCGGCTGTGGGCCGCGCTGCAACGCGCCGGGGGCGGCACGTGGGGCGGCTGCGTCTATGACGTTGACCGGATTCTTGAATTGCTTGACGCCGGACGAGAGGCGCTTGCCAATAACAATCGATAA